From a single Lacerta agilis isolate rLacAgi1 chromosome 3, rLacAgi1.pri, whole genome shotgun sequence genomic region:
- the IRAK1BP1 gene encoding interleukin-1 receptor-associated kinase 1-binding protein 1 isoform X2: MPLPPLSPARVFAELVPPPAGGDNSRENEVPKPPGREVHVSGTSELSASPDRAKVTVYLKSKKGEAGAARSSVTRRLDYVAQSARQRGGISVCITFSDFSKMQEVCNFLVEKLGSSVIISPPHFYHTVEAVDALRRQVCLAAVGSARQKAQEVCQLLGQPLGKPLLIREEEVKEWEGHLENHLANAPDSLGLQQRLQSATIYVSSRVYAVFEIKGERKRKQAAHINVN, translated from the exons ATGCCGCTACCGCCGCTTTCTCCAGCCCGGGTGTTTGCCGAGCTGGTCCCTCCGCCCGCCGGGGGGGACAACAGCCGGGAGAATGAAGTCCCGAAGCCGCCGGGGAGGGAAGTTCACGTCAGCGGCACCTCGGAGCTCAGCGCCAGCCCGGACCGGGCGAAAGTCACCGTTTACCTGAAGAGCAAGAAAGGGGAGGCCGGAGCGGCAAGGAGCAGCGTCACTCGGAGGCTGGATTATGTCGCTCAGAGCGCCCGGCAGCGCGGAGGAATCTCG GTCTGCATTACATTCAGTGATTTCAGCAAAATGCAAGAAGTCTGTAACTTCCTTGTTGAGAAGCTAGGTAGCTCTGTTATCATCAGCCCACCTCACTTTTACCATACAGTGGAGGCAGTAGATGCCCTTCG acgTCAGGTTTGTCTTGCTGCTGTTGGGAGTGCCCGGCAAAAAGCTCAAGAAGTTTGCCAGTTGCTTGGCCAGCCCCTTGGGAAGCCTTTGCTAATAAGGGAAGAGGAAGTGAAAGAGTGGGAGGGCCACCTTGAAAATCACTTGGCCAACGCCCCAGACTCACTGGGTTTGCAGCAGAGACTCCAAAGTGCCACCATCTATGTTTCCTCAAGGGTATATGCTGTTTTTgaaataaagggggaaaggaagagaaaacaagcaGCTCACATAAATGTAAACTGA
- the IRAK1BP1 gene encoding interleukin-1 receptor-associated kinase 1-binding protein 1 isoform X1 encodes MPLPPLSPARVFAELVPPPAGGDNSRENEVPKPPGREVHVSGTSELSASPDRAKVTVYLKSKKGEAGAARSSVTRRLDYVAQSARQRGGISENDMTVSKNFSRIDNVYKMEAEVCITFSDFSKMQEVCNFLVEKLGSSVIISPPHFYHTVEAVDALRRQVCLAAVGSARQKAQEVCQLLGQPLGKPLLIREEEVKEWEGHLENHLANAPDSLGLQQRLQSATIYVSSRVYAVFEIKGERKRKQAAHINVN; translated from the exons ATGCCGCTACCGCCGCTTTCTCCAGCCCGGGTGTTTGCCGAGCTGGTCCCTCCGCCCGCCGGGGGGGACAACAGCCGGGAGAATGAAGTCCCGAAGCCGCCGGGGAGGGAAGTTCACGTCAGCGGCACCTCGGAGCTCAGCGCCAGCCCGGACCGGGCGAAAGTCACCGTTTACCTGAAGAGCAAGAAAGGGGAGGCCGGAGCGGCAAGGAGCAGCGTCACTCGGAGGCTGGATTATGTCGCTCAGAGCGCCCGGCAGCGCGGAGGAATCTCG gaaaacGACATGACTGTGTCAAAGAACTTTAGTAGAATAGACAACGTGTATAAGATGGAAGCAGAG GTCTGCATTACATTCAGTGATTTCAGCAAAATGCAAGAAGTCTGTAACTTCCTTGTTGAGAAGCTAGGTAGCTCTGTTATCATCAGCCCACCTCACTTTTACCATACAGTGGAGGCAGTAGATGCCCTTCG acgTCAGGTTTGTCTTGCTGCTGTTGGGAGTGCCCGGCAAAAAGCTCAAGAAGTTTGCCAGTTGCTTGGCCAGCCCCTTGGGAAGCCTTTGCTAATAAGGGAAGAGGAAGTGAAAGAGTGGGAGGGCCACCTTGAAAATCACTTGGCCAACGCCCCAGACTCACTGGGTTTGCAGCAGAGACTCCAAAGTGCCACCATCTATGTTTCCTCAAGGGTATATGCTGTTTTTgaaataaagggggaaaggaagagaaaacaagcaGCTCACATAAATGTAAACTGA